A region from the Haloarcula limicola genome encodes:
- a CDS encoding metal-dependent transcriptional regulator: protein MNTQAQYLKAIYLTQQQEDGPASTGAIADLLDVSPASANEMIGKLEERGLLEHEKYKGVDLTDEGIQQARDALQNYCIIERFLVEVLEVEEFRTEAKQLEGVIDETVAERLDTIIDREPQCPDCFNADDDVCELLETEAEAVSD, encoded by the coding sequence ATGAACACCCAGGCGCAGTATCTGAAAGCCATCTACCTCACCCAACAGCAAGAGGACGGTCCCGCCTCCACAGGCGCGATCGCGGATCTGCTGGACGTGAGCCCGGCGAGCGCCAACGAGATGATCGGCAAGCTCGAAGAGCGCGGTCTCTTAGAGCACGAGAAGTACAAGGGGGTCGACCTGACCGACGAGGGGATCCAGCAGGCCCGCGACGCCCTCCAGAACTACTGCATCATCGAGCGGTTCCTCGTCGAGGTGCTGGAAGTCGAGGAGTTCCGCACCGAGGCCAAGCAGTTAGAGGGCGTCATCGACGAGACGGTGGCCGAACGCCTCGACACCATCATCGACCGCGAACCGCAGTGTCCCGACTGCTTCAACGCCGACGACGACGTCTGCGAACTGCTCGAAACCGAGGCCGAAGCCGTCAGCGACTGA
- a CDS encoding universal stress protein encodes MVRVRHVLVPMGNTERSERALVFALEEYPEARISVIHVTESSDPLGLFGRREVEDYLIPDRDGGLEDELVPDGSSFNRAQRKRAEQVFTRACQIADGYGTDIELIVRSGDVVEEIRSYTDAEAVDRIVIADHQPTGVRPRIRGVSASIARHAAPPVTMIG; translated from the coding sequence ATGGTCCGGGTCCGTCACGTGCTGGTCCCCATGGGAAACACCGAGCGCTCGGAACGAGCGCTGGTGTTCGCCCTGGAGGAGTACCCCGAGGCGAGAATATCAGTCATCCACGTGACCGAGTCGAGTGACCCGTTGGGACTGTTCGGACGGCGCGAAGTCGAAGATTACCTGATCCCCGACCGCGATGGTGGGTTGGAAGATGAACTGGTTCCCGACGGGAGCTCGTTCAACCGAGCGCAACGAAAACGGGCGGAGCAGGTGTTCACTCGCGCCTGCCAAATCGCAGACGGGTACGGGACAGATATCGAACTCATCGTCAGATCGGGCGACGTCGTCGAGGAGATTCGCTCGTATACCGATGCCGAAGCGGTCGATCGTATCGTCATCGCGGACCACCAACCGACGGGTGTCCGCCCGCGAATTCGCGGCGTCTCGGCGTCGATCGCGAGACACGCAGCGCCGCCCGTTACGATGATCGGATAA
- a CDS encoding alpha-amylase family protein: MTDHPQWYRDAVIYSLDVKTFADGNGDGIGDFVGLRDRLDYLDDLGVTCLWLLPFYPSPWRDNGYDVADYYGIDERLGTMGDFRRFLDEAHDRGMRVLADMVFNHTSTDHPWFQRARDGDEEYRDYYLWTDDPESAPDVQNIFPGEEDGVWTYDEAADAHYYHQFYHFQPDLNVSNPAVQDEIERVLRFWTEQGLDGFRVDAATPMIGPKGAEPVSIDDPHSLFRRMKSTVGDVDEETVLLAEADDEPAELKRYFGTGDEFDLLLSFVSNAHLVWALVDENADHLGEAFDRLPDYDEVAEHGQWANFLRNFDELNLGPLPRQEFDRAFERIGADPDTRLYGRGVRRRLAPLLDGDPDRIACATSLCFALPGTPIIVAGDEIGMGDELSLPGRDAVRTPIQWTDDPTGGFSTGDAETLFRPVVEGEYGPESVNVAAQSGEPDSLLAHVREIIATRKACPELSRGEQSVVETEDPAVFLHRSDWGETTLLTAHNVGSEPTTVNLDAPDDVVTHLLGPGEYSLDSDTVSIELGGYEYCWLRLGRPRTRSA, from the coding sequence ATGACTGACCACCCCCAGTGGTACCGCGACGCGGTCATCTACTCGCTCGACGTGAAGACGTTCGCCGACGGGAACGGGGACGGCATCGGCGACTTCGTCGGTCTGCGCGACAGACTCGACTACCTCGACGACCTCGGAGTGACCTGTCTCTGGCTGTTGCCCTTCTATCCCAGCCCGTGGCGGGACAACGGCTACGACGTCGCCGACTACTACGGCATCGACGAGCGCCTCGGGACGATGGGAGACTTCCGACGGTTCCTCGACGAGGCCCACGACCGCGGGATGCGCGTGCTCGCCGACATGGTGTTCAACCACACCTCGACGGATCACCCGTGGTTCCAGCGCGCCCGCGACGGCGACGAGGAGTATCGGGACTACTACCTCTGGACTGACGACCCCGAGAGCGCACCCGACGTGCAGAACATCTTCCCTGGCGAGGAAGACGGCGTCTGGACCTACGACGAGGCCGCCGACGCGCACTACTACCACCAGTTCTACCACTTCCAGCCCGACCTGAACGTCTCGAACCCCGCGGTGCAAGACGAGATAGAGCGCGTCCTCCGGTTCTGGACCGAACAGGGCCTCGACGGGTTCCGCGTGGACGCCGCGACCCCGATGATCGGGCCGAAGGGGGCCGAACCGGTCAGCATCGACGACCCGCACTCGCTGTTCAGACGGATGAAGAGCACCGTCGGCGACGTCGACGAGGAGACGGTCCTGCTGGCCGAGGCCGACGACGAACCCGCCGAACTGAAGCGCTACTTCGGAACCGGCGACGAGTTCGACCTGCTCTTGAGCTTCGTCTCGAACGCCCACCTCGTCTGGGCGCTCGTCGACGAGAACGCCGATCACCTCGGCGAGGCCTTCGACCGGCTACCCGACTACGACGAGGTCGCGGAGCACGGCCAGTGGGCGAACTTCCTGCGGAACTTCGACGAGTTGAACCTCGGGCCGCTCCCTCGGCAGGAGTTCGACCGCGCGTTCGAGCGCATCGGTGCCGACCCCGACACCCGGCTCTACGGTCGCGGCGTCCGCCGCCGGCTGGCCCCGCTCTTGGACGGCGACCCCGACCGAATCGCCTGTGCGACCAGCCTCTGTTTCGCGCTCCCGGGGACGCCGATCATCGTCGCCGGCGACGAGATCGGGATGGGCGACGAGCTGTCGCTGCCGGGCCGTGACGCCGTCCGGACGCCCATCCAGTGGACCGACGACCCCACTGGCGGGTTCTCGACCGGCGACGCGGAGACGCTTTTCAGGCCGGTCGTCGAGGGAGAGTACGGTCCCGAATCGGTCAACGTCGCCGCTCAGAGCGGCGAGCCCGATTCGCTGCTGGCCCACGTCCGCGAGATCATCGCCACTCGGAAGGCCTGCCCGGAGCTCTCCCGCGGCGAGCAGTCCGTCGTCGAGACCGAGGACCCCGCCGTCTTCCTCCACCGGAGCGACTGGGGCGAGACGACGCTGCTGACGGCCCACAACGTCGGCAGCGAGCCGACGACGGTCAACTTGGACGCTCCAGACGACGTCGTCACGCACCTGCTCGGCCCCGGCGAGTACTCGCTAGACAGCGACACGGTGAGCATCGAGCTCGGCGGCTACGAATACTGCTGGCTACGTCTCGGCCGCCCGCGGACGCGGTCGGCGTAG
- a CDS encoding ferritin-like domain-containing protein: MSLTQPVASDHQLARLLQIGIVLEEVVEARASKHAEESGETLDPAIGELLDHAAAESADHRRRLEALVDDLEAETVAFEEIQTLVEAQYESDEDFDGILYDQLCNEETAYKFYDDLIEAIEASEVSFNVDRDRLLDVLRTIREEEAEGAEEVTTLMEERR, from the coding sequence GTGAGTCTGACCCAGCCGGTCGCATCGGACCACCAGCTCGCGCGGCTGCTCCAGATCGGCATCGTCCTCGAGGAGGTCGTCGAGGCCCGCGCCTCGAAACACGCCGAGGAGTCCGGCGAGACGCTCGACCCGGCGATCGGCGAGCTGCTCGACCACGCCGCCGCGGAGTCCGCCGACCACCGCCGCCGCCTCGAAGCGCTCGTCGACGACCTCGAAGCCGAGACGGTCGCCTTCGAGGAGATACAGACGCTCGTCGAGGCCCAGTACGAGAGCGACGAGGACTTCGACGGCATTCTCTACGACCAGCTCTGCAACGAGGAGACCGCCTACAAGTTCTACGACGACCTCATCGAGGCGATCGAGGCCTCTGAGGTATCGTTCAACGTCGACCGCGACCGACTGCTGGACGTCCTGCGAACCATCCGCGAGGAGGAGGCCGAGGGGGCCGAGGAAGTGACCACACTCATGGAGGAACGACGATGA